The following DNA comes from Rosa rugosa chromosome 5, drRosRugo1.1, whole genome shotgun sequence.
CTGTGTAATATTTTCCCTAGGCATGTTTATTCTAGTGTTGGTACGGTAAGAGTGTTATTATAAATAATCTGTCTGACTAGTCTATAATAAGTACAATGAGGAACTCATTCTGCTGATTTCTTTTTATGATCTGCTTAATAAAGCTACATACTGAATCTGCCTAGGATTTATTGTTTTCTTCTACTTCTTGCAAGCTTTGCATAATTTCGACTCTTGACATCCTTGTATGTGATCATCCTCTCTGATTTTTCAGGTATGTTGCAGTTGGAAATGAACCTTTCCTGGAAACATATAATGGTAGCTTCCTCAGGACAATCTTCCCTGCTCTGCGGAATGTCCAGTCAGCCCTCATAAAAGCAGGCATTAGTAACCAAGTAAAGGTGACAGTACCCCAAAATGCTGACGTGTATGCGAGTTCCAACGGGCTTCCATCTGGTGGTGACTTCCGAACTGATATCCATGATCTAATGCTTCAAATTATCAAGTTCTTGAGTGACAATGGTGCTCCTTTCACGGTGAACATTTACCCGTTTATAAGCCTTTACATTGATGCCGACTTCCCAGTTGATTATGCATTCTTTGATGGCAATGCATCGCCTATTACAGATGGCAGTTTAACCTACTATAATATGTTTGATGCGAATTATGACACACTAGCATGGGCCCTGCAAAAGAATGGTTTTGGAAACTTGCCAATAATAGTTGGAGAGATTGGATGGCCAACTGATGGAGACCAGAATGCTAATCTTGTCTATGCTCAGAAGTTCAACCAAGGTTTCATGTCCCACATTTTGAGCGGGAGAGGAACTCCGATGAGACCAGGGCCGATTGATGCATATTTATTCAGTTTAATAGATGAGGATTCAAAGAGCATTGCTCCAGGAAATTTTGAACGACACTGGGGAATATTTACTTTTGATGGAATACCAAAATACCAGCTTAATCTTGGTACAACAAATTCAGGGTCTGTAGTAGCTGCAAAAGGGGTGCACTATTTGGAGCGCAAGTGGTGTGTGATGAGGCCATCAGCGAACCTCGATGACCCACAAGTGGCACTCAGCGTGAGCTATGCTTGTGGACTTGCGGATTGCACAAGCCTTGGTCTTGGTTCATCTTGTGGAAACTTGGATGCTAGAGGAAACATTTCGTATGCATTTAATAGTTACTATCAGATGAACAATCAAATGGACGTTGCGTGCAAGTTCCCAAACCTCTCAATGATCACCAAAACAAATCCATCAGTTGGGTCTTGCAGGTTTGAGATCATGATTGAACCATATTATGGAGGTGCAGGCTCAGAAAGGAGACTTGGAATTCTCCAAAGGCCTCTGAGCCTGGTTGCCGTTCTTATTCTCTTTTTCGCCAACAGTTATGTGAATTAATTTCATGCCAAGCCTGCTTCTTCTGATTATTGATGAGGAACACTAGGTGCCACATTAGCTAGTTAGAGAACAACCATTGCATTCCATTTCATCATAGTGGAAGGGAATTTGATTGTAgttcaaattttgaaatttggaagGTATGGTATGACACCTTCAAATTTGTCTGCAAAATGCATGTTTGTTTAAACTAGAATTGCTTTGGATGGGTAGAATGCTAATTGATGTACGATGAAGAGTGTGTGGCATGCCCCCTGGACCATGCGAGGTGGATGCGGCTTTCACTGCATTGGCCATTGGGTAGGAGTGTACTAAATATAATAATCGGGTCCTTCCTCCTCAGCTGTTCATGAACCGGCCTCACTCTTCCTCTTCATGAACTGGCGTCACTCTTCATGaactgttaaaaaaaaaaaaaaaaaagtgatgtgACAGATGAGTTTCGATTTTCAGACACGTCAACTCCGCGTATTGAAATTCTATTTTAAGTTTGAAAGGATTCCCTCTCACCCCCCAAGTTGAACAGTGTATCGGGCAGACAACAGTGTATCAGAGCTACCCAATGTGCCCCCTCGACAACCCTCTtttgccaaaaaacaaaaaaagtaagAGAGAGAGTAAATTGTGTAGGTCAGATTTTACCATCATAACGCCATCATAAATGGCTTAATGAATCCAGTTGAGATCGTGCTGGGGCTATCTATG
Coding sequences within:
- the LOC133708680 gene encoding glucan endo-1,3-beta-glucosidase 6, with the translated sequence MGRWFSGGISIWVVILISNLMMCGVVIGIGANWGTQASHPLPPDTVVSLLRQNGIQQVKLFDAEYDTLTHLGKSGIEVMVGIPNDMLASLASSVKAAEKWVSKNVSAHISSNNVKIRYVAVGNEPFLETYNGSFLRTIFPALRNVQSALIKAGISNQVKVTVPQNADVYASSNGLPSGGDFRTDIHDLMLQIIKFLSDNGAPFTVNIYPFISLYIDADFPVDYAFFDGNASPITDGSLTYYNMFDANYDTLAWALQKNGFGNLPIIVGEIGWPTDGDQNANLVYAQKFNQGFMSHILSGRGTPMRPGPIDAYLFSLIDEDSKSIAPGNFERHWGIFTFDGIPKYQLNLGTTNSGSVVAAKGVHYLERKWCVMRPSANLDDPQVALSVSYACGLADCTSLGLGSSCGNLDARGNISYAFNSYYQMNNQMDVACKFPNLSMITKTNPSVGSCRFEIMIEPYYGGAGSERRLGILQRPLSLVAVLILFFANSYVN